AAGTGTTGTAAAACTAACACCTAAACTACCTGAGCTTATAGGTAAATTGAATGCCATAGAGAATGATGAGATTAGCGACCCTGCTTTTAAAACTTATTCTAATTTTACAAAAGCTCTATTCCAGCATAAAAACAAGAAAGCCAGAAACGCTTTAATAGATTCAAGACATGAGGTGTGTAATCTGGATAAGAAAGAAATGAAAAAGAAATTGAATTCAATTACATCCCATAAGATTAATGATCTATTAGATCAGCGCGTCATTACAATTACGCCGGAAGAGATTTTATATTTATCCGAACATTTGACTTTTTAGGGATTTTTATGGATTTTAAGATTGACACAATGGAAACCGTTTACATACCTGCTGAGGATTCTTTTTTACTTGCTGAGAATTTGGCCATAAAGCCTGGCGATTCCGTTTTAGAAATCGGGACAGGGACTGGAATTGTGGCCATGTATGCATCGAAAATTACAGACAAGATAACCGTAACGGACATTAATTTGGATGCGGTTACCCTAGCTGAAAAAAACTTCAAGAAGAACAATATAGAAAACATTGAAATCTTGTTTGGAAACCTGTTTGAACCTGTAAAAAATAGAAAATTTGATGTAATTTTATTTAATACTCCATATCTACCAACCGAAAATGGTGATGTTATAGATGATAATCTAAATTATGCATTTGATGGTGGATTAAATGGTAGAAAAGTAATTGATAATTTTTTAAATGAAGTGAAAAATCATTTAAATGAAAAGGGAACTGTCCAGATTATACAGTCTTCACTTTCAAACAATGAAGAAACTTTAAAAAGACTAGACGAATTAGGATTTGTAAGCGAAATAGCAGCTAGTGAACACTACTTTTTCGAAGACATTACATTAATTAACAGCTATTTATAAAAAAAATAAGAAGAATGGAGATTATTGAATTTCTCCATCGAATACGAGTTCTGCAGGACCTTTCATTAAAGCTCCCAATTCACCATCTTTTTCATAGACATTGAATTCTAAATCTCCTCCAGGAAGATGTAATAAAATGTCCTTATCAAAAAGACCTAATTTAAATCCGGAAATTGCAGTAGAGGTTGCTCCAGTTCCACAAGCAAGAGTTACTCCAGCTCCTCTTTCCCAAGTTCTCATAATTCCCTCGTTTTCAGAAATCACTTGAACAAAATGAACGTTTATTTTTTCTGGGAAAACTTCATGACATTCAATAGCTGGACCGAATTTATCAATATCAACAGAGGCAACATCTTCAACAAATATTATTGCATGTGGGTTTCCAACGCTGATTGCAGTTATTGCATAGGTTTCATCTAAAACTTCCAAGTCCCCATCCAAGAATTCTTCTTCATCTGCAATCATTGGAATTTCTTTTGTTTTGAATGTAGCAGTTCCCATGTCCACCTTAAATAATACCGGTTCTCCATCTTCTACAGTGATTTCAATTGTTTTAATTCCTGATTTTGTTTCTACAGTCATTTTTTCCTGTTTTAATATTCCTTTTCTGTAGACAAAATCAGCGAAACATCTGATACCGTTTCCACACATTTCAGCTTCACTGCCATCTGGATTGAACATTCTATATCCAATATCGGCCACTTCAGATGGAACTACAAAGAGAACACCGTCCCCTCCTACACCAAAGTTCCTATGACACAAGAATCTGCATGCTTCAGCCTTTTCTGCTTCAGGAATAACTTCCCCTTTTGATTCGTCAATTATTGGGAAGTCATTACCGATTCCATGCATTTTTGAAAATTTTAATCCTTTGAGATTCATATTACCAACCTATTGTAAGTGTTCTGGAATGGTTTGTTTTGCCATTAAGTCTTCAAAGGTTTCTTTTTCACGTACTAAATGACATTTGCCGTTTTCAACAAGGACTTCTGGAGTTAATGGTCTGGAATTGTAATTTGAAGACATTGTAAATCCATATGCACCAGCATTTAAAATAGCTAAAAGATCTCCTTCTTCTATTTCAGGCATGAATCTGTCTCTTGCAAACAAGTCTCCGGACTCACATACGTTTCCTGCAATGTCCACTTCTTGGGTGTTTGGCTCGTTCATCTTGTTAGCCACTACGATGTGATGGTATGAATCATACATTGCAGGTCTGAGCAATGTGTTAAATCCAGCATCTACACCAATGAATTTTCTGTAGCTTTGTTTAACACTGTTTACACGTACAAGCAATACACTTGCATCCCCTACAAGATATCTTCCAGGTTCTAGGTACATTGTTGGGTTGCCCATATCATATTCTTCAAGTTTTTCTTTGAACAATGCAATGTTTTCCTTTGCAAAGGTATCGATGTCTACAATATTTTCATCAGGAGTGTATGGAATTCCTACTCCACCACCAAAGTCAACAAATTCAAAGTCAATGCCTGCTTCTTGATGTACTTTGCCTGCAATGTCCATTGTTGATTCGATAGCTAATTTAAATGGTTCTGGATCAAGAATTCCTGAACCGATGTGAGAATGCATTCCAACTGGGTTGAAACCTAATTCTTTTGCAAGTTTGTAAACTTCTACAGCCTCATTATCCATAATACCGAATTTACTCATTACACCACCAGTGATACAGTGATCGTGGTGTCCTGCTCCAACCATTGGGTTTACTCTAAATGAAATTTTAAGTCCGTTTGGTTCAATGATTTCAGCTAATCTTTTTAATGCAGATACTGAGTCTATGTTTAAAACTGCTCCTTGATCTAAAACAAATTTTAATTCATCGTTGGTAATGTTATTTCCTGTAAATAATATTCTGTCTCCTGAAAAACCCATTTTTCTTGAGATATATACTTCTCCAGGAGATACTGCATCAATACAACAACCTTCTTGTTCGAGGATTTTTAAAACTGAAAGGTTAGTATTAGCTTTACATGCATAGAATACTTTAAAATCTGGATAATATTTTGAAAATGCTTCGTAAAATCTTTTATAATTATCTCTTATCCTATTTTCATCAATCACATAAACTGGAGTACCAAATTCATCAGCGATATCGCAAGCATCTGCTCCACCAATATCCAAATGACCTTTATCATTAATTTTAATATTTAAATCCATTTTATCACCTACGAAAAAAAAGGTATAATAAAACCTCAAAAAAAGTTATTTTTTTTATATTTGTAAAACATCATATATAAATTTTAGGCATTCCTAAATTGAAATTATAAAATTTAATATAATAAAAAATTTTTATAAATTAACAAAGGAGTGATAAAATGGAGAAAGGTTATGGGCTGACAATGAGAGGAATAATAAAAAACGAAAATGGAGAAATATTACTTTTAAAACGTTGCCCCAATTGTCATTATGGCTCTGAAATGTGGGAACTTCCCGGCGGAAAAGTCGATAAAGGGGAATTTTTTGATGAAGCATTAATACGTGAAATAAAAGAAGAAACCGGCCTCAACAGCAAACTAGGAGATTTTTGTGAAGGAATAAGTGAGAAATATCCTCATAAAAGAACAGTACAGATCATAATGTATCTAAAAGATGTGGAAGGCGATGTAAAGATTAGTGATGAGCACATAGATTATATGTGGGCAGATATTGAAAAAATGAAAAAATTGGAAATAACACCTGCATTGAAAAAATTATTAGAAAAAAAAGAATTTAAAATATAAAAAAATGAAGTTATAAAACTTCATCTAAAGCTACAATTAACTTGTCAATCTCTTCTTTGGTGACTGTTAACGGAGGAGCGAATCTTAAAACATTTCCGGCAGTACAATTGACAAGGAAACCTTTTTCTCTCATGATGTCAACGAATTCGCCACCTTCTTTGTTAAGCTCAACACCAATAAGTAAACCAAAGCCTCTTACTTCTTTAATTATATCATGATTGTCCATTAACCCTACTAGTTTTTCAGATAGATATGCACCCATCTCTACACAATTTGTAAGAAGATCATCTTCATAAAGAACATCCAAAACCGCATTAGCGGATGCACAAACAAGAGGACCACCACCAAATGTAGTACCATGATCTCCTGGTTCAAAGCCTCTAGCCACTTCTTCTGTTGCGAGGAAAGCTCCCATTGGAACTCCTCCACCAATACCTTTTGCAACGGACATGATATCTGGTTTTACCCCATAAATTTCATGTGCAAATAAAGGTCCGCATCTTCCAAAACCGGTTTGAACCTCATCCACAATGAAAACAATGCCGTTTTCCTTACATAACTTTTCGATTTCAGGCAAGTAGTCATCATTAGGAATATTTACTCCACCTTCACCTTGAATAGGCTCTACAATAATAGCTGCAGTTTCATCAGAGATTGCTTCCTTTATAGCGCCAATATCATTGTAAGGCACTTCAATAAATCCTTGTGGTAAATTCTTAACGTATGGAGCTTTATATTTTTCCTGACCAGTTGCAGTGACTGTTAAAAGAGTCCTACCATGGAATGAATGTGTTGTTGTAATAATTTCGCTTTTCCCAGTGTATTTTAAAGCTAACTTAATAGCTCCCTCATTGGATTCAGCACCACTGTTAGTATAGAAAATTTTATCAAAGCAGGTTAAATCAACCAATCTTTTTGCAAACTCAATTGCAGGTTCATTATAATAAATATTGGAAATGTGAATTAATTTTTCTGCTTGTTTACTAATAGCATCTACAACTCTCGGATTTTTATGACCTAAACAGTTAACAGCTATTCCTGCGAAGAAATCCAAATATTCCTTTCCTTCGGTATCCCATACCTTGAGACCTTCACCATGATCCAATACAATTGGCTGTCTAGTGAAAGTATTCACAAAGTATTCATCTTCAGCTTCCATTAATTCTTTAGTGTTCATAATAATCACCATAAAATATTTTATATATAAGTAAATATATTATTAATGATATTTAAAATTTAAGAAGTGGTATTATGAAAAAAGCAATAATAGAAACTGAAAAAGGTACAATCGAATTAGAATTATTCCCTGAAGATGCACCAGGAACTGTAGCAAACTTTGAAAAATTAATCAAAGAAGGATTTTACGATGGATTAACTTTCCACAGAGTAATCCCTAACTTTGTAATTCAAGGAGGCTGTCCTGTAGGAAACGGTACTGGCGGACCAGGATATACAATAAAATGTGAAACCGAAGGAAATCCCAATAAACATGGAACCGGTGCACTTTCAATGGCACACGCTGGAAAAGACACTGGTGGAAGCCAATTCTTCATTACACATTCTCCACAACCTCATTTAGATGGTGTTCACACCGTATTTGGTCAAGTTATCAAAGGTATGGATGTTGTCAATGAAATCGAACAAGGAGACAAAATGTTAAAACTTGAAGTAATTGACGAATAGTTGTTTAATTAACAACTATTTTTTTAACTTTTTTAGATTTGAATGGAAAATCAATTTGAATGTCCTGAATGCGGAACTGTTTTTGAAGAAGGACAGACTGAATGCCTGGAATGTGGATATAAAATAAGAAATTACAAGTTAATTGCAGTTTTGGGTTACATTTTCTCCTTTTTATTCCCTATTGTTGGAATCTTTATTGGTTTTTATCTGCACGGCAAGCAACAGAAGAATGGAAAATATGTAGTTGTCCTTTCTTTGGTTATGCTTTTGATAATATTGCTTGTTCCTTGGGCTTCAGATATTAATCTCAATTATTACTATA
The genomic region above belongs to Methanobrevibacter sp. and contains:
- a CDS encoding HemK2/MTQ2 family protein methyltransferase; its protein translation is MDFKIDTMETVYIPAEDSFLLAENLAIKPGDSVLEIGTGTGIVAMYASKITDKITVTDINLDAVTLAEKNFKKNNIENIEILFGNLFEPVKNRKFDVILFNTPYLPTENGDVIDDNLNYAFDGGLNGRKVIDNFLNEVKNHLNEKGTVQIIQSSLSNNEETLKRLDELGFVSEIAASEHYFFEDITLINSYL
- the dapF gene encoding diaminopimelate epimerase, coding for MNLKGLKFSKMHGIGNDFPIIDESKGEVIPEAEKAEACRFLCHRNFGVGGDGVLFVVPSEVADIGYRMFNPDGSEAEMCGNGIRCFADFVYRKGILKQEKMTVETKSGIKTIEITVEDGEPVLFKVDMGTATFKTKEIPMIADEEEFLDGDLEVLDETYAITAISVGNPHAIIFVEDVASVDIDKFGPAIECHEVFPEKINVHFVQVISENEGIMRTWERGAGVTLACGTGATSTAISGFKLGLFDKDILLHLPGGDLEFNVYEKDGELGALMKGPAELVFDGEIQ
- the lysA gene encoding diaminopimelate decarboxylase, producing MDLNIKINDKGHLDIGGADACDIADEFGTPVYVIDENRIRDNYKRFYEAFSKYYPDFKVFYACKANTNLSVLKILEQEGCCIDAVSPGEVYISRKMGFSGDRILFTGNNITNDELKFVLDQGAVLNIDSVSALKRLAEIIEPNGLKISFRVNPMVGAGHHDHCITGGVMSKFGIMDNEAVEVYKLAKELGFNPVGMHSHIGSGILDPEPFKLAIESTMDIAGKVHQEAGIDFEFVDFGGGVGIPYTPDENIVDIDTFAKENIALFKEKLEEYDMGNPTMYLEPGRYLVGDASVLLVRVNSVKQSYRKFIGVDAGFNTLLRPAMYDSYHHIVVANKMNEPNTQEVDIAGNVCESGDLFARDRFMPEIEEGDLLAILNAGAYGFTMSSNYNSRPLTPEVLVENGKCHLVREKETFEDLMAKQTIPEHLQ
- a CDS encoding NUDIX domain-containing protein — its product is MEKGYGLTMRGIIKNENGEILLLKRCPNCHYGSEMWELPGGKVDKGEFFDEALIREIKEETGLNSKLGDFCEGISEKYPHKRTVQIIMYLKDVEGDVKISDEHIDYMWADIEKMKKLEITPALKKLLEKKEFKI
- a CDS encoding aspartate aminotransferase family protein, which codes for MNTKELMEAEDEYFVNTFTRQPIVLDHGEGLKVWDTEGKEYLDFFAGIAVNCLGHKNPRVVDAISKQAEKLIHISNIYYNEPAIEFAKRLVDLTCFDKIFYTNSGAESNEGAIKLALKYTGKSEIITTTHSFHGRTLLTVTATGQEKYKAPYVKNLPQGFIEVPYNDIGAIKEAISDETAAIIVEPIQGEGGVNIPNDDYLPEIEKLCKENGIVFIVDEVQTGFGRCGPLFAHEIYGVKPDIMSVAKGIGGGVPMGAFLATEEVARGFEPGDHGTTFGGGPLVCASANAVLDVLYEDDLLTNCVEMGAYLSEKLVGLMDNHDIIKEVRGFGLLIGVELNKEGGEFVDIMREKGFLVNCTAGNVLRFAPPLTVTKEEIDKLIVALDEVL
- a CDS encoding peptidylprolyl isomerase, which produces MKKAIIETEKGTIELELFPEDAPGTVANFEKLIKEGFYDGLTFHRVIPNFVIQGGCPVGNGTGGPGYTIKCETEGNPNKHGTGALSMAHAGKDTGGSQFFITHSPQPHLDGVHTVFGQVIKGMDVVNEIEQGDKMLKLEVIDE